From Marinilabiliales bacterium, the proteins below share one genomic window:
- a CDS encoding histidinol-phosphatase — translation MFLGIFFSSEAQVRDTIRIPEIPGYKTLKYDPHIHTVFSDGTVWPTVRVHEAWREGLDAISITDHIEYRPFRNDVISDHNRAYEIAKPLADQMDIILIHGTEITRGMPPGHFNAIFLEDANPVDEEDWRDALRAAKEQDAFIFWNHPGWARQQPDTTLWWDEHTWLLENGMLHGIEVVNGGSYYPEAHMWCIEKNLTMIGTTDVHGPINLDYDIHGGERRPMTLVFAKDRSAEGIREALFAGRTAVYFEDRLVAPEWILEALFEEMLQVRSVTRHRGSYSIMLFNPTDIPMQISKARGNEPGFEFFRTTTVPAGGYRSVPVYIDNAADYDQIELKLIIDNFMVEPDKGLPVTMTFVPDNL, via the coding sequence ATTTTTCTGGGAATATTTTTTTCCAGTGAAGCGCAGGTGCGCGACACCATCAGGATACCTGAAATACCCGGTTACAAGACCCTGAAGTACGATCCCCACATCCACACCGTGTTCTCAGACGGGACCGTCTGGCCCACCGTGAGGGTTCACGAAGCATGGAGGGAAGGACTTGATGCCATTTCAATAACCGACCATATAGAATACAGGCCCTTTCGCAATGATGTAATTTCTGACCACAACCGTGCTTACGAAATTGCAAAGCCGCTGGCCGATCAGATGGACATCATCCTTATTCATGGCACCGAGATCACCCGTGGCATGCCGCCGGGACATTTCAACGCCATATTCCTGGAAGATGCCAATCCGGTTGATGAAGAGGACTGGCGTGATGCGCTCAGGGCTGCAAAAGAGCAGGACGCCTTCATCTTCTGGAACCATCCCGGATGGGCGCGCCAGCAACCCGACACCACACTCTGGTGGGACGAGCACACCTGGCTGCTGGAGAACGGTATGCTCCATGGCATTGAGGTGGTGAACGGAGGGTCCTACTACCCCGAGGCCCATATGTGGTGCATTGAAAAGAACCTCACGATGATTGGCACAACCGACGTTCACGGCCCGATCAACCTCGATTACGACATTCACGGTGGAGAAAGACGTCCCATGACACTAGTTTTTGCAAAGGACAGGTCTGCCGAGGGGATCAGGGAGGCACTGTTTGCCGGCCGTACAGCGGTATATTTCGAAGACAGGCTTGTGGCCCCGGAGTGGATACTTGAGGCGTTGTTTGAAGAGATGCTCCAGGTGAGGTCGGTAACAAGGCACAGGGGAAGTTACAGCATAATGCTCTTCAACCCCACCGATATCCCCATGCAGATTTCAAAGGCACGCGGCAACGAGCCCGGCTTTGAATTCTTCAGGACAACGACCGTTCCGGCCGGCGGTTACCGGAGCGTTCCGGTATACATTGACAATGCAGCGGACTATGATCAGATCGAGCTGAAGCTGATTATCGACAACTTCATGGTTGAACCGGATAAAGGACTGCCGGTAACAATGACCTTCGTGCCGGATAACTTGTGA
- a CDS encoding sugar phosphate isomerase/epimerase, translating to MESKNKTNPISRRKFLGGAAALAGLTFFPRGLAYAKGPLPSFSAPQGGVTFGVISYSYRSIPHGARAILDWALYAGLISVELMGGAVEEYAGAPVYDGPAFARGVQMNEQQRNEMMAARQRHAEEMKKWRLSVSMDKFKELRHMYNNAGVNIDITKLGNPNWSDEEIDYAFNVAKTLGSRGITFEIGIDAAKRMAPFAERHNMFAIMHNHGQPGQPGFSFEEHLAFSKNLMLNLDVGHYWGATGQHPNHVIEKFHDRIISLHIKDKTGPDQEPRDANMPFGEGSTPLGDILRLLRDRGWPITADIELEYTIPEGSNAVDEVKKCADHCRGLIA from the coding sequence ATGGAGAGCAAGAACAAAACCAACCCTATCTCGCGTCGCAAATTCCTTGGAGGCGCTGCTGCCCTTGCAGGATTGACTTTCTTTCCCCGGGGACTTGCATATGCAAAAGGTCCGCTGCCATCTTTCAGCGCTCCGCAGGGCGGAGTTACCTTCGGGGTAATATCCTACAGCTACCGGAGCATTCCCCACGGAGCCAGGGCCATACTCGACTGGGCGCTTTATGCCGGACTCATATCTGTTGAGCTTATGGGAGGAGCTGTTGAAGAGTATGCCGGCGCACCGGTATATGATGGACCTGCTTTTGCCAGGGGGGTGCAGATGAACGAGCAGCAGAGGAACGAGATGATGGCCGCCAGACAGAGGCATGCCGAAGAGATGAAAAAATGGCGCCTTTCTGTTTCAATGGACAAGTTCAAAGAACTCAGGCATATGTACAACAACGCCGGTGTCAATATCGACATAACCAAGCTTGGCAACCCCAACTGGTCGGATGAAGAGATCGACTATGCATTCAACGTCGCTAAAACTTTAGGTTCCCGCGGCATCACTTTCGAAATAGGGATTGATGCTGCCAAAAGAATGGCACCCTTTGCAGAAAGACACAACATGTTTGCCATAATGCACAATCACGGCCAGCCAGGCCAGCCCGGATTCAGCTTCGAAGAACACCTCGCGTTCAGCAAGAACCTGATGCTTAACCTTGACGTAGGACATTACTGGGGAGCCACCGGTCAGCATCCGAACCACGTGATCGAAAAGTTCCATGACAGGATAATCAGCCTGCATATAAAAGACAAGACCGGACCAGACCAGGAGCCGCGCGACGCCAATATGCCATTCGGTGAAGGCAGCACACCTCTGGGAGATATTCTTCGTTTGCTCAGGGACAGGGGCTGGCCGATAACTGCCGACATTGAGCTCGAGTACACTATACCCGAAGGCAGCAATGCAGTGGATGAAGTGAAGAAGTGCGCTGATCACTGCAGGGGACTTATTGCTTAG
- a CDS encoding gfo/Idh/MocA family oxidoreductase, which yields MTKSKPKTRREFIGDAAALGLAGAVGAGYLLSSCGRRERYPAPVFYDTAPDGPVLKAGLIGCGGRGTGAAFNFLNSGPNLQITALGDVFQHRIDGCRRALRERAGVEIPEENCFVGFDAYKKVIESDVDVILHVTPQHFRPQHFEAAVQARKHIFIEKPGAVDPVGVRTVMAAGRMAESAGLVVVAGTNFRHQRDYLTTRNMVRNGAIGDLVSANAWDIRGKIWHVNRQPGWSDMEAMLRDWMNWNWLSGGDNVDIAVHQIDMVSLYFGKHPVKALGFGGRHRRPTGNIYDFYSVEYEFDDGRIFNCKTRCIDGCDNKHGFMIFGTKGYTNCQNRIWDNDGNLIWEYEYPLDEEGRPTNRVAISSYDEEHINFVTAIRTNTPLNQTHDLAAATMCGVMGRESAITGRVVTWDEMMASNLRLGPAEYAMGPVPEVDPELPIPGTASDI from the coding sequence ATGACAAAATCCAAACCAAAAACCAGACGTGAATTTATAGGCGATGCTGCCGCTCTCGGACTGGCCGGTGCTGTTGGCGCCGGTTATTTGCTTTCATCATGTGGTAGAAGGGAAAGATACCCTGCTCCGGTTTTTTATGACACTGCACCTGACGGGCCTGTACTGAAAGCGGGACTTATCGGCTGCGGGGGGCGCGGCACCGGCGCAGCTTTTAATTTTCTTAATTCCGGCCCCAACCTTCAGATAACGGCTCTTGGCGATGTTTTCCAGCACCGCATTGACGGATGCCGAAGGGCCTTGCGTGAACGTGCCGGGGTTGAAATTCCCGAAGAGAACTGTTTTGTCGGGTTTGATGCATACAAGAAGGTTATTGAATCTGATGTTGACGTTATTTTACATGTTACCCCCCAGCATTTCAGGCCGCAGCATTTTGAGGCAGCCGTTCAGGCCAGGAAGCACATTTTTATCGAGAAGCCTGGCGCGGTTGACCCTGTGGGTGTGCGCACGGTGATGGCTGCCGGCAGGATGGCTGAATCTGCAGGCCTGGTCGTCGTGGCGGGGACCAACTTCAGGCACCAGCGCGATTATCTGACTACACGCAACATGGTCCGGAATGGCGCTATAGGCGATCTGGTTTCTGCCAATGCATGGGATATCCGTGGTAAGATATGGCACGTTAACAGGCAGCCCGGTTGGAGTGATATGGAGGCGATGCTGAGGGACTGGATGAACTGGAACTGGCTTTCGGGGGGTGACAATGTTGATATAGCCGTACACCAGATCGATATGGTAAGCCTTTACTTTGGCAAGCATCCTGTGAAGGCTCTCGGATTTGGCGGAAGGCACCGCAGGCCTACCGGAAACATTTATGATTTTTACAGCGTCGAATATGAATTCGATGACGGCAGGATCTTCAATTGCAAGACAAGGTGCATTGACGGTTGTGATAACAAACACGGCTTTATGATCTTCGGCACCAAGGGTTACACCAACTGCCAGAACAGGATATGGGACAATGACGGTAATCTGATATGGGAGTATGAATATCCTCTTGATGAGGAGGGCAGGCCTACCAACAGGGTTGCAATATCATCATATGATGAGGAGCATATCAACTTTGTTACTGCTATCCGTACCAACACCCCGCTCAACCAGACGCATGATCTTGCCGCAGCTACCATGTGCGGTGTTATGGGTCGGGAGTCCGCCATTACCGGGCGTGTAGTGACCTGGGACGAGATGATGGCTTCAAACCTGAGGCT